The following coding sequences lie in one Leucobacter allii genomic window:
- a CDS encoding GNAT family N-acetyltransferase, producing the protein MTALPAGLSLRTAHRIDDIPSRTFYAIARLRQEVFVVEQDCVYLDLDGRDLEPGTVQLWVEDATGGIAATIRILAEDAQEPGLRSIGRVVTAPAWRGRGVAGALLEAGIAACAGRPILLHAQSHLAEWYARFGFAPCGPGFLEDGIPHTPMRRG; encoded by the coding sequence GCACCGCATCGACGACATTCCGAGCCGCACCTTCTATGCGATCGCGCGACTGCGGCAGGAGGTGTTCGTCGTCGAGCAGGACTGCGTCTACCTCGACCTCGACGGTCGCGACCTCGAGCCGGGGACGGTGCAACTGTGGGTGGAGGACGCGACGGGCGGCATCGCCGCGACGATCCGGATCCTCGCCGAGGATGCCCAGGAACCCGGGCTCCGCAGCATCGGGCGGGTCGTCACGGCGCCCGCATGGCGGGGTCGCGGCGTGGCCGGGGCCCTGCTCGAGGCCGGCATCGCGGCCTGCGCGGGCCGTCCGATCCTGCTGCACGCCCAGTCGCATCTCGCGGAGTGGTACGCGCGTTTCGGCTTCGCGCCCTGCGGTCCCGGCTTCCTCGAGGACGGGATCCCCCACACCCCGATGCGCCGCGGCTGA